In Scatophagus argus isolate fScaArg1 chromosome 5, fScaArg1.pri, whole genome shotgun sequence, a genomic segment contains:
- the LOC124059599 gene encoding arfaptin-2-like isoform X2, protein MADSIMSKAATMEIPINSNGDTGTPEDDSLEQDLQQVMVSGPNLNETSIVSGGYGGPAGGIIPTSTIKDIRMKSRGVSLPNSQSAASRLAQHTDQHPGSSHHNTSNSTEEVSRGVAVEKLDSVKKWGINTYKCTKQMFSEKFGRGSRTVDLELEAQIDVLRDTKSKYENILRLATALTSHFQSMVQTQQALGDTFTDLSQKSPELQDEFGYNAETQKLLCKNGEALLGAINFFVSSVNTLVNKTMEDTLMTIKHYENARLEFDAYRSDLEELSLGPRDAAAMVRIEMAQHDYQIHRDKYERLRSDVTIKLKFLEENKVKVMHKQLLLFHNAISAYFAGNQQQLEQTLIQFNVKLKPPGSDKPSWLEEQ, encoded by the exons ATGGCAGATAGTATCATGAGTAAGGCTGCTACCATGGAGATCCCCATTAACAGCAATGGAGACACAGGGACTCCAGAGGATGACAGCCTGGAGCAG GATTTGCAGCAGGTGATGGTGTCTGGACCCAATCTGAATGAAACCAGCATTGTCTCAGGAGGTTATGGGGGACCTGCAGGGGGCATCATTCCTACCAGCACCATCAAAG ACATTCGCATGAAATCCAGGGGTGTTAGCTTGCCTAACAGCCAATCTGCAGCCAGTCGACTTGCTCAACACACTGACCAACATCCAG GGTCGTCACACCATAACACTAGTAATTCAACTGAGGAAGTCTCTCGTGGTGTGGCAGTGGAGAAATTGGACAGTGTAAAGAAATGGGGTATAAACACATACAAG TGTACAAAGCAGATGTTCTCAGAGAAGTTTGGACGAGGTTCACGAACAGTAGACCTGGAACTGGAGGCCCAAATTGACGTGTTAAGAGACACTAAgagcaaatatgaaaacatcttAAGACTGGCCACTGCACTCACCAGTCATTTTCAAAGCATGGTGCAGACACAACAGGCTCTAGGAGACACCTTCACCGACCTCAGCCAGAAGTCCCCAGAGTTGCAG gacGAGTTTGGGTataatgcagaaacacaaaaactgttGTGTAAGAATGGCGAAGCCCTGCTCGGTGCTATAAACTTCTTTGTGTCCAGTGTCAACACCCTGGTCAACAAAACAATGGAGGATACTCTGATGACCATTAAGCACTATGAAAATGCGAG ACTTGAGTTTGATGCCTATCGTTCTGATCTGGAGGAGCTGAGTTTGGGCCCAAGAGATGCAGCTGCAATGGTCCGCATTGAGATGGCTCAGCATGATTACCAGATCCACAGAGACAAATATGAGAGGCTGCGTAGTGATGTCACCATCAAGCTCAAATTCCTGGAGGAAAACAAG GTGAAGGTGATGCACAAGCAGCTGCTTCTCTTCCATAACGCTATCTCTGCTTACTTTGCTGGCAACCAGCAGCAGTTGGAACAAACTCTAATACAGTTCAATGTAAAGTTAAAGCCCCCAGGATCAGACAAGCCATCCTGGCTGGAGGAGCAGTGA
- the LOC124059599 gene encoding arfaptin-2-like isoform X3, with the protein MADSIMSKAATMEIPINSNGDTGTPEDDSLEQDLQQVMVSGPNLNETSIVSGGYGGPAGGIIPTSTIKGSSHHNTSNSTEEVSRGVAVEKLDSVKKWGINTYKCTKQMFSEKFGRGSRTVDLELEAQIDVLRDTKSKYENILRLATALTSHFQSMVQTQQALGDTFTDLSQKSPELQDEFGYNAETQKLLCKNGEALLGAINFFVSSVNTLVNKTMEDTLMTIKHYENARLEFDAYRSDLEELSLGPRDAAAMVRIEMAQHDYQIHRDKYERLRSDVTIKLKFLEENKVKVMHKQLLLFHNAISAYFAGNQQQLEQTLIQFNVKLKPPGSDKPSWLEEQ; encoded by the exons ATGGCAGATAGTATCATGAGTAAGGCTGCTACCATGGAGATCCCCATTAACAGCAATGGAGACACAGGGACTCCAGAGGATGACAGCCTGGAGCAG GATTTGCAGCAGGTGATGGTGTCTGGACCCAATCTGAATGAAACCAGCATTGTCTCAGGAGGTTATGGGGGACCTGCAGGGGGCATCATTCCTACCAGCACCATCAAAG GGTCGTCACACCATAACACTAGTAATTCAACTGAGGAAGTCTCTCGTGGTGTGGCAGTGGAGAAATTGGACAGTGTAAAGAAATGGGGTATAAACACATACAAG TGTACAAAGCAGATGTTCTCAGAGAAGTTTGGACGAGGTTCACGAACAGTAGACCTGGAACTGGAGGCCCAAATTGACGTGTTAAGAGACACTAAgagcaaatatgaaaacatcttAAGACTGGCCACTGCACTCACCAGTCATTTTCAAAGCATGGTGCAGACACAACAGGCTCTAGGAGACACCTTCACCGACCTCAGCCAGAAGTCCCCAGAGTTGCAG gacGAGTTTGGGTataatgcagaaacacaaaaactgttGTGTAAGAATGGCGAAGCCCTGCTCGGTGCTATAAACTTCTTTGTGTCCAGTGTCAACACCCTGGTCAACAAAACAATGGAGGATACTCTGATGACCATTAAGCACTATGAAAATGCGAG ACTTGAGTTTGATGCCTATCGTTCTGATCTGGAGGAGCTGAGTTTGGGCCCAAGAGATGCAGCTGCAATGGTCCGCATTGAGATGGCTCAGCATGATTACCAGATCCACAGAGACAAATATGAGAGGCTGCGTAGTGATGTCACCATCAAGCTCAAATTCCTGGAGGAAAACAAG GTGAAGGTGATGCACAAGCAGCTGCTTCTCTTCCATAACGCTATCTCTGCTTACTTTGCTGGCAACCAGCAGCAGTTGGAACAAACTCTAATACAGTTCAATGTAAAGTTAAAGCCCCCAGGATCAGACAAGCCATCCTGGCTGGAGGAGCAGTGA
- the LOC124059599 gene encoding arfaptin-2-like isoform X1, whose protein sequence is MADSIMSKAATMEIPINSNGDTGTPEDDSLEQDLQQVMVSGPNLNETSIVSGGYGGPAGGIIPTSTIKGPAVRFNPEYLDRRRAPAPGPDIRMKSRGVSLPNSQSAASRLAQHTDQHPGSSHHNTSNSTEEVSRGVAVEKLDSVKKWGINTYKCTKQMFSEKFGRGSRTVDLELEAQIDVLRDTKSKYENILRLATALTSHFQSMVQTQQALGDTFTDLSQKSPELQDEFGYNAETQKLLCKNGEALLGAINFFVSSVNTLVNKTMEDTLMTIKHYENARLEFDAYRSDLEELSLGPRDAAAMVRIEMAQHDYQIHRDKYERLRSDVTIKLKFLEENKVKVMHKQLLLFHNAISAYFAGNQQQLEQTLIQFNVKLKPPGSDKPSWLEEQ, encoded by the exons ATGGCAGATAGTATCATGAGTAAGGCTGCTACCATGGAGATCCCCATTAACAGCAATGGAGACACAGGGACTCCAGAGGATGACAGCCTGGAGCAG GATTTGCAGCAGGTGATGGTGTCTGGACCCAATCTGAATGAAACCAGCATTGTCTCAGGAGGTTATGGGGGACCTGCAGGGGGCATCATTCCTACCAGCACCATCAAAG GGCCTGCAGTTCGCTTCAACCCTGAGTATTTGGACAGAAGACGAGCTCCTGCACCAGGACCAG ACATTCGCATGAAATCCAGGGGTGTTAGCTTGCCTAACAGCCAATCTGCAGCCAGTCGACTTGCTCAACACACTGACCAACATCCAG GGTCGTCACACCATAACACTAGTAATTCAACTGAGGAAGTCTCTCGTGGTGTGGCAGTGGAGAAATTGGACAGTGTAAAGAAATGGGGTATAAACACATACAAG TGTACAAAGCAGATGTTCTCAGAGAAGTTTGGACGAGGTTCACGAACAGTAGACCTGGAACTGGAGGCCCAAATTGACGTGTTAAGAGACACTAAgagcaaatatgaaaacatcttAAGACTGGCCACTGCACTCACCAGTCATTTTCAAAGCATGGTGCAGACACAACAGGCTCTAGGAGACACCTTCACCGACCTCAGCCAGAAGTCCCCAGAGTTGCAG gacGAGTTTGGGTataatgcagaaacacaaaaactgttGTGTAAGAATGGCGAAGCCCTGCTCGGTGCTATAAACTTCTTTGTGTCCAGTGTCAACACCCTGGTCAACAAAACAATGGAGGATACTCTGATGACCATTAAGCACTATGAAAATGCGAG ACTTGAGTTTGATGCCTATCGTTCTGATCTGGAGGAGCTGAGTTTGGGCCCAAGAGATGCAGCTGCAATGGTCCGCATTGAGATGGCTCAGCATGATTACCAGATCCACAGAGACAAATATGAGAGGCTGCGTAGTGATGTCACCATCAAGCTCAAATTCCTGGAGGAAAACAAG GTGAAGGTGATGCACAAGCAGCTGCTTCTCTTCCATAACGCTATCTCTGCTTACTTTGCTGGCAACCAGCAGCAGTTGGAACAAACTCTAATACAGTTCAATGTAAAGTTAAAGCCCCCAGGATCAGACAAGCCATCCTGGCTGGAGGAGCAGTGA